In Planococcus citri chromosome 4, ihPlaCitr1.1, whole genome shotgun sequence, the genomic window aattttcaactttgacccccatcagttttggagcttccagcgaatttttagaaacttccgTTTTTCAAAGTCCGAATGATCCTTAGCACGACTATGcaaagtgaattttggatttccaactccatttgatgaaatttcaagttcaaaaaatcgaccagaggctccagtagtttccaagaagtcgctggaggctccgaaaaaatttgaaatccacctgcagtcgacttcatagcgtattgcaATGAGTTTGCAGATTGAATTTCGACTTTAGAACtctttttgatgacattttgtggaaatttcaagtttcaaaaatctattggaagctccaagaattttcaaaaagttactggatgctctaaaatgacttaaacccaccagcaaTCGACTTCATAACGCGTTCAAGTTTGGGTGCagcgtaaatttttaatttccaacttcatttgattaaattttgtggaaatttcaagtttcaaaaatctactggaggctccaggaattttcaaaaagtcgctggaggctccaaaatgacttgaactgggcagaagttgattCTATAGCGTGTTCAATTTGGAATGCAACGCgaatttcgggtttccaacttcattttctgaaattttgtagaatttaaaatttcaaaaatctactggaagctccagtagattccaaaaatttgctggaggctccaaaacgatttgaaatccactTTCAGTCAACTTcctaagttttcaaaataaattttgggttttcaaCTGTAcgtgataaaatgttgtggaaatttcaaatttcaaaaatttactggaggctccaagaattttcaaaaaaagtcgctggaggctccaaaatgacttaaactcgtCAGAAGTTGACTCACTagcgtgttcaagttggagtTCTACgtgaatttcgggtttccaacttcatttgatgaaattttgtagaaatttaaaattccaaaaatctactggaagctccagtagtttccaagaagtcgctggaggctccaaaacgatttgaaatccatcTTCAGTCGACttcccaagttttcaaaataaatttaggcTTTTCAACTGTacgtgataaaattttgtagaaatttcaaatttcaaaaatctactggaggctccaagaattttcaaaaagttgctggagactccagaactgctcaaaatggttcgaaatcgtTTCAATCTATTTGGCAGGtcagaaaatacgagtatgtatatcCCCAATTTTGGTTTTGTGGGTTAATtaaggaaattttgattttttctcgcattttttgcctaaatttgattttcaaaaattcaccgaaaatctaaaaaatacatttttagcttttgaaattaaacaaaatttgcgatttcggcttacctgtcaatcaatgtgaccgccattttgtgtgtaaggccaacttttttttagtaagtctactttaaaatgttccttaggatgccccttctagaaaaaagtttttccagAGGATCAAAgggcggggggggtgcaattattcctattaaAATATGCAGGACTATTTTGACTAGAAAacagtacaaaaatttttttttaaaatgtcatgaATTGGTTCGTGGTCCCTCTGTACACCACAGtgattttgaaatgttggtGAGGATTGGGAATTTTTCGcatgaaaaacgcgtttttcccCAAGGGTGTGGGAGGAGGAGGGCTGGGCAAcattttttcagctctaaaaTTATGTTCTTGTTTCTCCAAAACTACCGTatgaatatttccaaaatcCGAGTCATGGGCCTATTCACCCTCGATAAGTAataattgaatcggtcagtgcagaaaggtaacaagtcacatttttgaaaaaaaattttttgcggaaatgggggtttcaaagtatggcggatcgactggtgatgtcagatttccgcaaaactgccgagaaagtggtatttgggcgcagaaaaagggcggatccacatttatgacttttttgtaaaattttttaaattccttgaaaaataactaacatttttgagaagaccattttttgaaatttaagttaatctctgaactgaaaaatgatgaaaaaattaacaacttcgacaaaaagtcttagaactcaaggggtttttggtcaatttaaacgggatagcagtctaaatgatgtacttagatgtagaatcaagccccattcgtgcccgagaaatttcgaaagaaattttgtcaattcagtgcagaaagggtctaagtcccatttgtttaggcagcaacagcactggcgcacgtgaatatttttttttggaaactgcgctaaaagttgtgtcttggggtcctctttcaatgaccttaagcatgtttactgaaattttttgatttttgaatgaatcagttttttgttattcctgaaaaacgcaaaaatggacttatgccCTTTCcgcactgaccgattcaattgAAGGAGGAAAATCTGATGCATTTTTGAACCTTGGAATTTCGTGTTCTTTTCTATCTAAAATAATCGATCTCCACGTCgaagattggcaaaaattgaaaatatttctagtATTGCAACGTAATATCGATATTTGGCCTTATTCAATGAATACAGAATCGTCAAAAATATTTCGATCTTAATCTCATTGAAagtgtcatcaagaaaaaaaacgtcaCTTATAGGCATAGGCAGGTCTCATACAGCCAATTGAAACTAATATGATGTGCTATCTTGCCATATATCTTTCCCAATGCACGCTTTTGAGTTATTTAACGCGGATGAGCTTGTAAAAGGAAGATAGTACTGTACCACCAATGGCCAGGGTGAAGTTTGGTTTTACGATTTgaccgccgccgcgccgcgtcACATCGCATTTCCCAGCTATCGAACTTTTTGCTCTCGTATGCTGTAGAAAAAGTGAACGCAGCACCAAGTGCAATACTTCGGTGATCAATAATTCACGTAGCCCGAAAAGTTTGCCGGCGCCGTTGTCTCAATATACTACTATTTTCTATACCGCTACTCTGCTGCTGCTACTATATTGAGCCAAAACTACATCTATACATAGTGTACTTCATTTATACAAGTTGATACGCTTTTATCGCGgataaatacatattatacacgTATATCTTCTTTACTCGTCGCGCAGactgaggagaaaaaaatttcgcaagCGAAAGATAATAATTATTGCTTTtaatatacgatttttttttcctaactcGAGTACGGttttaagtataggtacgtGTGCTGTAGATGAAAAGGAAACGAATAAGTACGTATCTCTGTATATGAGAAGGAGAGcagcgagaaaaaaaagcaatgcGGCTGCGATATTTTGTCCCTGGTGGTATCTGCGGCGATGGACGTGTGCCGATGCCGCAGTGTGCTATGTGCCGCCGACGTCGCCTGCCATGCCGCTTTCTAGTCTGCTTTGTGGCAATAAACAATGACGAAAGTTTTACACACGCCAAAACTTCTTATCGAATGTACGCTATACTTACGGTGACAAAAATCTTGCACAATCGAGATACGAGTAGCTGTGTATtggtttttttctcctcttcttcgctttgtttttagttttagtttttaatcGACGCGATAAATTGTACCGGTGAATGTTCGATTCTCATCTCTCGAACGTTGTTTGTGCAGTTTGGAGTGTTCGAACAGTCGGAATTGAGAATGCTGCGGTGGTGGTGCTGGagtgagtgaattttttatctGTTTTGGAATGAGAGACATTGTGGGGTTTTTGACCTTACCGGAGTGATTTTGAAggttctggagaaaattgagaaatgtgtgagagttgaattgaTGGGATAATtcgaattggttcattttgctcttttaaaacagattttttacaattttttcaaattttcaaaaactctccaataatttaaaaattaagtttaGCGCCTGAAATTTCGGTTACAAAGCCACAAAGGTTTGAGGATATGCTCTTTCGTTCTGGTGAGGTTTCATTCAAATTAGAGAGTGTAAGTTCGAAAAGTTCCCTCATCAGAACTTCAATATTCATTTCAGAGGAACTATTCAGAAGTTCACTTATTGTAGGAACTTGAACACGCTTGATAACGTAACGTTTATTCACGAACTATGTACAATGATAGAATAATACTCGAGTATAAATGGTAACTATAATATGTTGCTACATACGTAGATAAGAGATAACATGGGTGGGTATTTACGGATACTACAGTCTCCCCTTacgcaaaaaaaatcgaaaaattgataataaatagaataaataaatagaaaataacaaaatagaaaataacaaaatagaaaaaataaatagaaaattaattgaaagaaaaaaaaatatgtacaaattattGAACGTAATCGTTCAGATATTTTGGTTTCTTGCGCTGCCTCGAAGATAGCTGGCACATGATCGTGCCTGTTTACTTTTCCGCGTTTGATGAGACTCAACTATTTTAGGTACAGCTGTTTCAGGAGCAAATGCTACTTTCCGCAAACCTTGTTGAAGTTGATTGATATGTTGCTTGATTTTATAACCACTATTGAACTCGACTAGATAATGGAGATTTCCCAGCTTCTGGACAATCTCTCCTGGATGCCACTGAGATTTACTATTTGAGTAGTATTGAGCTTGAATGCAATCTCCCAGTTGAAAATGGCGAGTacctttgaaaattgatttggtaCTAGGTTCTGGTTTCACCAGAAAAATTGTGTCTAATTGAAtgcataatttttgatttagatATAATTCCGCTggagattttccatttttcaacagagTTGTTCAATAACGCATTAGAACCtgtagtaatttttcactcattGGCTGCAAGTCGTCTGCTGAAGATAAACGTTTCTTCAGTGTTTGAATATTTCTCTCTGCCCGTACAACAATGagcatgctaattttgatgtgaatgtcgacccatccacatctgtCTCTTTTGGATgtcacatgtcgatgtgaatttcaactctgcattgagccaattgttgatgtaattgtcgaccaatgttgatcggcatttatgtcgacaattggcttgACACAGGGTTGAAATTTACATTAACATGTGGAGTCCAAATGTGacagatgtggatggatcgacattggcatcaaaattgaCATCGACCTCCAGCTaagcaaaattgttaaattttagtttcaaaattgaaatttttttccaaaaatcattttctcttacacacttaggtggccattgctcatgctgaaagcgaAAGCAGCATTGACACGGAGGCCACCTCAgagaagtacagacagaaagtccatattcagtatagttgaacattaaactctGTATAATGAAAGGTGCAATAGGTTATCttagagtactaaactaatacatttcCATGTCGACGACATGTTGAtgttgatgttaatgttgatgtgaaattggACATCAACAATatatccacaatatcaacttaatttttcaaatttgagaaatctttgaaaatttggtcgatgtATTTGTGTATTTGTGGATAATCAACTTTCAAATCGACATAACATCGACAACTCCAAAtcatggaaaagtgaataattttatcaaggtcattaaaaaatttttctcacttcaaacaaagatcatcaatgtttactgaacttttaaacactgaaacagaaattttaattttgaaaaattggttgacatagttgtggatgtaaatttcgagcatcgaattttacatcaacatgtcgacatcGCATGTTGAGGTatgtatcagaaataatgagaaaattttcgaaaattttcattaacctggcttctttatggacagaagattcctattaaataacttattggAAACTTTCCCAtcatcatgttgaaaaaaaacgtagtcgatgtaaatgtcaatgtcgacaattgttgtgcgggtgcTAGCCCATTGGTAGCAGGATGACCTGGGGTGATTAATTTCTGGGAAATACTTCGATTTTTACAATATGTTGAGAAGGTTTCGCTGGTGAAAATAGTAGCATTGTCTGAAACGATTATTTCAGGAAATCCAGTTGGAGCAAAAActgaattcaatattttaatggTAGAGATTTGGAAGAGGGTGCATTTCTCTGGAAGCCTACCTCCATCCATTTCAATTCCGAGTTGACAACGACTAGAAAATGGTACCCTTGAAATGTACTGGCATAATTGATATGAATGCGCTGCCAATTGCTACTAGACTCATCCCAAGGATGTAATGGAGCTTTTGAAGGACTTTTCTGAGCTGCGGCACATTTTTCACAATCTCTCATCATACGCTTGATGTCCTTAACAACACTTATctggactcaaaattctttgtCATAtaagtaatcaaattttgatcaactgATCGGTTAAAATTGATGCCAGCAGTGCAGCCAGCACCAGGGTGTCTACAGCAcggaaaaaagtacgaatttacgaaaaaagcacgaaattggaaaatgacccaaaaaagtacgaaaaaacgtcaaaaatgtacgaaatttccgaaatttgtacgaaattttgaaaggattccATTGTTAATTTTCCGACAAAGTCACcaatatcctcaaaattcttattttttcaaaaatttttgccctcgcgaaacaatttcaaaaaccattgataaaatttgaaaaaattgagatgaaaaaaaagtttcttacattaaaattgatattgttctacttttcgaactacaattttctaaagcttttggcATCGCTTCGCTTGggattcttttcttttctttttcaaaattgaaattcttgaaaaaaatatatcaacttcgtattcaatttttatagtttcaaaatgaagaaataaaattctcgcatacttctcgaaatacattttttcaatagttttcactTTCACTGGGGCCTGTTCTCTGACTTcttaaacaaaatcaaaattcacatcctaaaaaaatctttccaattcgaaaattttaaaaaccaaaaaacgaacTCTTTGCATtataaaacattgtttttttatagctctttcaaaatacgaattttccaaagtttttgccctcgcttcgctcgggcctttaatcttttttttttcaagtcttttgaaatcaaattttcaaaaactttcgcccttgcttcgctcgggcaatttttttttcttcttttaaaattggaaaaaatcacatttgagcccccaaaaattcaaaacagaaagtgaacatttttgtaagtcttATGATTATGAGTGACATCAATCagcaaaatgggtatttttttcctatttctgttgaccaattttcaattaaaccCTCTCCCCCTCTCAAAAGACCTCTATGGGCAAATTATATTCGTTCCGGTCTCGTATTGGCCCTTGACGGCCCAGACCACACTGCTCAgcacgttcaaattttgatttttgtggccGAAATGACATgacacaccccctccccttcatgTAGATTCAAAGTATGACtattaataatttattgtacgaaaaaaatacgataaaagtactaaaaaggtacgaaattttgttttttggatttagtagacaccctgagCACCAATTTTCAACCGGGTATAACAATTGAAGAATACTTGATGATTAgatatattttccaaaaattacgtttctaaaataggtacacttagttaggtatgaaaaaatgtagtgtaaaaattattacaaaaaatgaagatgTTTGAAATATTGCGATCAAATTACAGTCTTTTTCTTCTGAATCGTTTGAACCGATAACAAAGCTTGATTAAGGTCTTCAATCAGAGCATCGACTGATTCTAAGCCAACTGAAAGACGAACCAGGTTATCGATAATGCCTAATTTTTCACGCACAGCTGGTGGTATGGCGTTGTGGGACATTAAAGATCTGTAATTCGAAATCAATTGTTAATAACAGTTCACTTTGGGGcgtgaaaaatactcaaaagtcaaaaaaatctgCTTACAAGTAGAACTAGAAGGCAGAACTTTTAATTTGCAGTCCAActggaaaaaagtacctactccagaaatgaataaatttggtTGGCATTTTTATGGCTCACAAAAAATTTAGTTGGATTTTTAGCTGGACATAACGTAAAAAAGTTCCAtgcccctccctcccttcctaaACAGGCAAAATGGaccttttttgtgaaaatacaaaaaaaatcatgctttattggcgaaattgcaaaaaaaattctctagaaatcaaatttggttcGTATTTTGATAAGCCAAGAAATTCAGTTGGCTTTTTAGCTGAACAAAGCCTAAAAAGGTGTacccaacccccctcccctcccctcgtccccaaaaatgcaaactgattcttttttgtcagaatacaaaaaaaatcatgcttttctGGCTTGAATGCAAAAATCTTGCTCTTTTACTTGAATTATAATTCTtgcagttttgccaaaattgcttttaaaaaatttgctttactgccaaaatcgccaaaaaaacactctgaaaaatacaaaatttttcttttccaccaaaattgcaaaaaataacgCTTTTCTACTAAATTGCCTtaacgaaatttccaaaaaaaaatcgtcatcttctccaaaaatgagtttagtaaaaaaaaatttgaaaactgagcatttatgaagaatttttgagcatAAAATTGAGTCATAATTTTCATGATTCTTTGGATTATTGAAAAAGTGTAATGCAGATCatcaaaaatggctaaaatttcacgaaaaaatcaaatattccgacgaaaatatttttcgaaaaaattgaaaatttttgaggctaaaCATAAGGCATGACTTTTGGGATTTTTACAACCTACCAGgtaaaatgggttgaaattttacgaaaaattcaaatatttcgacgagaacttagtttttgaaaagttttatggCCGAAATTTGGGTACCTAATAATTCTttggaagttttcaaaaatatgtcatACGATTTTTCAAgatgggtaaaaatttcaacttcaaattcagttgatttttggaaactaaTTTTGATTAGTAGCATgactcttttttgaaaaatccgaaaaaacaTGACCCAACTTTGAgcttaaaattgttcaaaaattctcgaaagAAGTTTTGATGgaagaatttgattttctggcaaaatttcgattcattttgatttgatcGATGCatggcttttttttcaaatacttacctgGTAAATTATGACAcatttttaagctcaaaattcatcaaaaatgagcaaaaaacacattttcgccaaaatattcgaattactcgtgaaattttaaccaatcaAATGCGATGGAAGGTTGTATGACACTCttcttaaaaattctcaaaaatcgtgacccaatttttaggtcaaaatttttcataaattcccaaaaatgttACAGATGAAGTTTTTGATGATCTGAGAAATTGTTGCCCATTTTtgataagtatttttgaaaacttccagAAATCAAGAACCaccaattttaagctcaaaattcttcatgaataatcaaaaaatattttcgttgaaataggcatttgaattttttgtagaattttaagcaattttgatgGATTAcatgacatatttttcaaaaatcccgaacATTTTGACTAGATTTGGGctaaaaatctgcaaaaatgctcgaaaaacattttagtcgaacatttgaatttttcgtgaaatttcaactcattttgattcGTTGCAtgacccatttttaaaaactcgcgaAAATCCATGACCTCAGTTATgagggttcaaaattcttcagaaatgctcaagAAACATTttagtcgaaatatttgaatttttcgtgatgttttaactcattttgattggtcacattacacttttttcaaaaatttcaaaagacacGGCATCAACTTTGgattcaaaattgctcaaaagaaCATTCTcttcgaaatatttaaatttttcgtgaaatttcaactcattttgatatgtcgcacgacactttttcaaaaaatttcaaaatatcatgaCACAATTTTAAActtaaaattcttcgaaatcgttcaaaaaaaattttcgtccatataattgaatttttcgcaaaattttaatccattttgataggtcgcaaggtGCACTTATGAATAATTCTAcgaaagtttatttttactctaatggggggggggaggaggaggaggggaagCACGAGTTCAAAATTCGACTGCGCTCCGCCCTCTCGTGCGAGCCACTGTTTGCAATGAAAAAGATCATAATTATACTTACGGAACAGCTACTAGACTTTCGAAACCTCCCAAAGTATAAGCGCAGGTAAAATACTTCAACTTCgatatgaataattttacatcTTCGAGGTTGCCTTTCAAGTAAAATGACAACATACCACTACATCCGGACCACTGTTGTTTGGCAATTTCATGTCCTGGATGAGATTCCAATCCTGTAAAAATATTCATGTTTTGCTTACGTGAGTGAgacaatccccccccccaaaatgagATTGATTTTAGAGGAGAACACTTACCTGGATGTAGAACTTTAGCAATCAAGGGATGATTTTCTAGAAACCGAGCCACCTTTAGACCATTTTTCATGTGCTGTTTCATCCTGATAGATAACGTTTTCAGACTTCTGTCCACTAAGTAGCAATCGAAAGGAGAAGGAACTGCTCCAGAAGctgaaaattaatgtttttataaaattttatttttttaaagggaaattttgatttttttgagacttttccGAATGATTTAGTTTGCAgatttttctgatgattttcaACTCTATTCAACTTCAGgagagtgaataattttttcataatttttattcatcttaCCACTTTGTATGATCCTCAAATTCGAGTGAATAGTTTCACTATCGGTGACTGCAGCTCCCATAATCACGTCGGTATGCCCATTCATGTATTTGGTAACCGAGTATACCGATATATCTGCACCTAAAGCTAAAGGTTTCtgtgaaaatacgagtaggtacatcaatttagtcaattttcacGAGCTGATCAACACACAAGACTGACAAGAAGAGGGattagtaggaaaaaaaatcatcattactTGAAAATACGGTGTCAAAAATGTATTATCAACTACTACGATAATAtcaggattttttgatttcacgTATCGAGCTATTGCTCTAATGTCGATTACTTTCATCAACGGATTTGTCGGATTTTCTAGCCAGATCAactataaaattattgaattaattAAACGATCATGATCATTGATCACTCTCCAGAGCAAGGATAACTGCGGTCTCTCACTCACTTTAGTATTCTGGTCCAGCACTTGATCAATCTTCTCAAAATCGTTCACATCGATAAACGAAACAGAGATGCCTGATTTACCAACCACTTCACTAAAGTATCTATAAGTTCCACCATATACTTGATCCGTGCAAATTATACGATCGCCGGAATTCAATAGTTGCCCAATAGCGCTCACCGTACCAACCCCTGATGCAAAAGTGAAACCATACTTGACACCTTCCAAAGCTGCCAGGCAAGTTTCCAAAACGTTTCTGGTTGGGTTATTACAGCGACTGTATGCGAATTGCTGATTTCAGGAGAGAAGAGTAAAACAAACAATTATTACTTGGAATGTAGGAGTGAAATGGTGTAATGAAGTTATAAAATTAATGTCATTACTGGATTTTGATCAGGTGCTTGTAGCTTAAAAGCGCTACTCAGGCTGATAGGTGTGGTAATAGCCATCGAAGACCATTGATCGGGTGAATGACCTGCGTGAATGGCTGTTGTAGAAAAATCTGCGTCTTTGGGCAGAAAACCATTGTTTGGTGGTTTGTTAGACTGTAaaatgtgaaaagaaaaaagtatagAAATACAGCAGCGTTTATTTTAGGGTGTatcttattttgcaaagttgaaattttccacctctcccaccccctccccccgaaagttgttacctcggatgggaaaataattccattattttttttttaatggaaaaaaagttcaatttataaaaatatttgtttctgcgtcagaatttttctgaatgatccccttttcaaaaaaatgagaataaaccAAAATCAGAgaacaatgttttgaaaatatctcatttccacattagaattgtttTACATAGTCTCCTTACTTGATCCCTAAATGATTTTGgtgaggaaaataaaaaaatataaaaaattgataaatctgTGGATAGGGTATTCATGAGTAAAATTGGTGAAATACACGGtgctcagaaatatcgagtacccctaaaaaagttttctactaaaatactttggttggtcacagtgaatgataataatgatagcacataaTTGGTTGTTGGattggagagataacattccatcaatcatatgcatctatttcacgttgccaacctatatttttaatgaaaaactttcttaggggtactcgatatttctgggcaccctgtaccccggtccttggatttttgaaaactttagaTTGAACATTGTTGGacacctctaaaaaaaattattaggtaattCACCTCACTATGTACTTACAGTAACAATGAAGCTGGTTTCATCTTTTGGATTCATATTctaagaataggtaggtaggtaggtaaaaggtATAATATCACGTATTCGAGAAACTTtttcaaagattgaattttcacTATTCTTATTTTACGTTCACAAAACTGTTATACAGTGCAAAGTATGTTATGTAATgtacattaaaaatttaagtAGGTTCATTTATGTGTAGGTACCATCTAATCTCAGTTACCTATGGCGCATATTCTatacatttatttcattttaaaatcaatcctcgctttatttttataatatctaaCTAATGATAAGTACGAATGTAtataaaatgaatgaatggaACTGTTGTTTTGCTGTCCTGATGATGAAGAGGCGAGACAGAATGATgcgatttatcaaaaaaaattaaggtattatttttcatgtaggtacacTTATCTCAACTGTATTATGATTGCCCGGGATTAAGTGAATTTCGTGAGTTAGGTATtcgaaaagtaggtatttttccttgATAACTAAATGACGCATTGAAGTGGAGATATAAAATTGGCTAATGTCAACGGCATCTTATCATCTCCATTCTCAAAATGTTTTATATTGACAATCGAGTCATAAAGAGTTGAGCCATTCCATGG contains:
- the LOC135844217 gene encoding cystathionine gamma-lyase-like, encoding MNPKDETSFIVTSNKPPNNGFLPKDADFSTTAIHAGHSPDQWSSMAITTPISLSSAFKLQAPDQNPQFAYSRCNNPTRNVLETCLAALEGVKYGFTFASGVGTVSAIGQLLNSGDRIICTDQVYGGTYRYFSEVVGKSGISVSFIDVNDFEKIDQVLDQNTKLIWLENPTNPLMKVIDIRAIARYVKSKNPDIIVVVDNTFLTPYFQKPLALGADISVYSVTKYMNGHTDVIMGAAVTDSETIHSNLRIIQSASGAVPSPFDCYLVDRSLKTLSIRMKQHMKNGLKVARFLENHPLIAKVLHPGLESHPGHEIAKQQWSGCSGMLSFYLKGNLEDVKLFISKLKYFTCAYTLGGFESLVAVPSLMSHNAIPPAVREKLGIIDNLVRLSVGLESVDALIEDLNQALLSVQTIQKKKTVI